The following is a genomic window from Longimicrobiaceae bacterium.
CGCGCGCCTGAACGTGTCTCTCCTGGCGGTGGACGAGGCCCACTGCGTCTCCGAGTGGGGGCACGACTTCCGCCCCTCGTACCTGCGGCTCGGCCGCGTCCGCGAGGCGCTCGGCAGCCCGCCGGTTGCGGCGCTGACCGCCACGGCCACGGAGGAGGTCCGCCGCGACATCGTCCGGCAGCTCGACCTGCGCGACCCCGAGGTGCTGGTCACCGGGTTCGACCGCCGGAACCTGAACTGGCACGTGCTGCGGGCCAAGAACGACTCCGAGAAGGACCGCCTGCTCCTAAAGCTCCTGCGCGGGCGCGAGGGCTCCGCCATCGTGTACGCCTCCACGCGCAAGAGCGTGGACGCCCTGGCCTCGCTCCTGAACGGGGTAGGCGTGCGGGCGGTGGGGTACCACGCCGGGCTGGTGGACGGCGAGCGGAAGCGGATCCAGGAAGCGTTCATGAGCGGCGAGGTCCCCGCGGTGGTGGCGACCAACGCCTTCGGGATGGGGATCGACAAGTCCGACGTCCGCATCGTGGTGCACTACAACATGCCCGGCAACATGGAGGCGTACTACCAGGAGGCCGGGCGCGCCGGGCGGGACGGCGCCCCCTCCGAGTGCGTCCTGCTGCACGCGTACCAGGACCGCTTCACCCACGAGTTCTTCATCGAACAGGGCAACCCGCCCCGCAAGGTGGTGGAGGAGGTGATGCGCGGCCTGCGCAACGGGGTGGACTCCTCCGGGCTCTTCTCCATCCCGATCCCGGAGTTCGCGGCCACCCTCCCGGGGATGAAGGGCGACCGGCAGGTGTACTCCTCGCTCCGCATCCTGCAGGACTTCGGGCTGGTGCGGCAGAGCCCCGCCGGCGGCGCCGCGCTGCGCGTGCGGCTCATCGCCACCCCCAAGCGCATCACCCGCGAGCTGGGCGAGGCGGGGCGCGACGCCGAGGTGGCGCTCCTCCGCCAGCTCTGGAAGGTCGGCGGGGGCGAGGCCGTGTACCGCGGCGTGGAGCTGGAGTGGCGCGACCTGGGGCCCCGCGCGCGCGTGGCAGGGCTGCTGGACGCGCTGGAGGCGGAGGGCTTCGTGGAGTGGAGCGCCTGGAGCGGCGAGGGCGTGGTGGTGCTCGACCGCTCCACCCCCGTGCAGCGTCTCCCCATCGACTGGCAGGGGCTGGAGGCCAAGAAGCGGCGCGACACCCGCAAGCTGGCCGAGATGCAGCGCTATGCCTACGCGGAGGGGTGCCGGCGCGGCTTCGTCCTGCGCTACTTCGGCGACGCGGCCGCCATGGACGAGTGCGGCGCCTGCGACAACTGCATGCGGGCCGGCGGCGGCGGGATCCTACCGGCCGGGGCGGCGGGCGCGCCGGGGGAGACGCCCTCCCACGCCGCCGCCGCCGCCCCCCAGGCGCCCCCTTCCGAGGCCGAGGAGGCGCTCTTCGCCGAGCTGCGGGAGGTGCGCAAGCGGGTGGCGCTGCGGGCCGGGATCCCGCCGTACTTCGTGTTTCCGGACTCGGTGCTGCGCACCTTCGCGTCGCGCTGCCCCGCCACCCCCGAGGAGCTGCTCGCCGTCCCCGGGGTGGGGGAGAAGACCCTGGAGAAGTACGGGCACCCTTTCCTGGAGGTCCTCCAGCGGCACGCCCCCGACCACCCGGGCGCCGAGGTCGCGGAGCCCGAGCCGCGCGCGCGCCGGGCGCGGCGGAAGGAGGAGCGCCCCGGCCCCGCCGACGGGCGCGAGGCGGAGCTGTATGGGCGGCTGTGCTCGCTCCGCACCGAGCTGTCGCGCGAGGCGAAGCTCCCCCCGTACTGCGTCTTCGCCGACCGCACGCTGGTGGAGCTGGCGAAGCGCGCCCCGCGCGACGAAGCGGAGATGCTGGACGTGCCGGGGATCGGCCCGGCCAAGATGGAGAAGTACGGCGAAGCGTTCCTGCGGGCCATCCGCGAGGCCGCGGCCGGGGAGGCGGAGGGCTCCCGCGCCTGAGGTCTCTTTCCGGGCGGCGTGCGCGGGCTTACATTCCGGTGTTTTTCGCGCGCGACCCGTCGCCCTCGAACGCCCGATCATGGAACGCTACTTCGACGAGAACCACCTGATGATCCGCGACATGGTTCGCGATTTCGCCCGGAACGAGATCGCGCCCGTCGCCGGCGAGCTGGACCAGACCTCCGAGTTCCCCTGGGAGAACGTCAAGAAGATGTCCGAGCTGGGCCTCTTCGGCGTCCCCTGGCCGGAGGAGCTGGGCGGCACGGGGATGGACGGCATCGCCTACATGATCGTGATCCACGAGCTCGCCAAGGTGGACGCGTCGCACGCCATCACCGTCTCCGCGCACACCACGCTGGGCACCTCCCCCATCGTCAACTTCGGGACGCCGGAGCAGAAGGAGCGTTTCGTCCCCCTCCTCGCCTCCGGGCAGGTGCTGGGCGGGTTCGGGCTCACCGAGCCGGGCGCCGGCTCGGACGCGGGCGGCACCCAGACCACCGCCGTGAAGAAGGACGGCGGGTGGGTGCTGAACGGGAGCAAGATCTTCATCACGCACGCCGGGGTAGGCGAGGTGTTCGTCGCCACGGCGGTCACCGACCGCGAGCGCGGCAGCAAGGGGATCACCTCCTTCATCGTCGCCAAGCCCACCACGGACCTGGAGAAGGCCCGCGAGCTGGGGATCGGCCACGCCGAGGACCTCCCCTTCACCGAGGGGGTGCGGGCGGGGAAGAAGGAGGACAAGATGGGGTGGCGCGCCTCCGACACCCGCGAGCTGATCCTGGAGGACGCCTTCGTCCCGGACGAACAGGTCCTGGGCGAGGTGGGGATGGGCTTCATCAACTTCATGAAGACGCTGGACTCCGGGCGGATCGGGATCGCCGCGCTCTCGCTGGGGATCGCCGAGGGCGCCTACGAGCAGGCGCTCGCGTACGCCGCCGAGCGCAAGCAGTTCGGCAGGGCGATCACGGAGTTCCAGGGGATCCAGTTCATGCTGGCCGACATGGCGACGGAGATCGAGGCCGCCAGGCACCTCGTCTACCACGCCGCGTGGCTCAAGGAGCAGGGGAGGCCGTACACCAAGGAGGCCGCCATGGCCAAGCTCTTCGCCTCGGAGCTGGCCATGCGCGCGACCACCAAGGCCGTGCAGATCCACGGCGGGTACGGCTACACCAAGGAGTACCCGGTGGAGCGCATGATGCGCGACGCCAAGATCTGCGAGATCGGGGAGGGGACGAGCGAGATCCAGCGGCTGGTGATCGCCCGCAACCTCCTCAAGGAGCTGTCCCACTGATAGCTCGCCGGGTGCCGCACCGGCACCGGGGGAACGCCGCTCCCGCGCGCGCACGCCACCGCCTCCGGGCGGGGCACTCCGTGCGCGCCGGGGGGCGACGTTCGTCCCGGGCCGGGGCACCCTGAGCCGGCGGCTGCCGGCCGGCGGGCGTTTGCGGTGCCCGCGCGAGCGGGCGCACGGAAGCAGGTGTCCGAGATGACGAGCAACAAGGTGCGGCGGGCGCCGTGGAGCGCCCGCCCGGGGAGACCGCGCGCGGGGACGGTGCGTCGTCCCGCCGCCGCCCGGAAGGGAGGGGCGGCGTGAAGCGCGAGATCCTCATGAACACGACGGCGAAGGAGACGCGCGTCGCCATCCTGGAGGACGACGTCCTCGTAGAGCTGATGGTGGACCGTCCCGACGCCGCGCGCATGGTGGGCGACGTCTACCTGGGGAAGGTGGACGCCGTCCTCCCCGGGATCCAGGCGGCCTTCGTCGACATCGGGACGGAGAAGGCGGCTTTCCTGCACGTCTCCGACGTCGCCGCGGAGGAGAACGGCAACGGCGGCGGCGCCGAGGACGAGGACGACGACGAGGGGGGCGACCGCAGGCGCACCCGCCGGTACCCGCCCATCCAGGACGTGGTGAAGAAGGGGCAGGACCTGATCGTCCAGGTCTCCAAGGAGCCCATCGGGACCAAGGGGCCGCGCGTCACCGCGAACGTCTCCCTCCCCGGGCGCTTCCTGGTGTACATGCCCGGCTCCGACCACGTCGGCGTCTCCCGCAAGATCGAGGACCGCGAGGAGCGCGCCCGCCTCCGCGCCCTGGCGAAGGAGATCCTCCCCGAGGGCGCGGGCGGCGTCATCGTGCGCACCGTGGGCGAGGAGCTGACGCAGGAGACCTTCGCGCGCGAGATGCAG
Proteins encoded in this region:
- a CDS encoding RecQ family ATP-dependent DNA helicase, translated to MASDAPRADAPADPTLDPAREVLHRCWGYPDFRPGQDQAVRNVLSGRDSLTVMPTGGGKSLCYQVPAMMLPGVTIVVSPLISLMKDQVDTLDARGLPATFINSTLSGSEMAARLNGAERGEYKLLYVAPERFDAESFQDRLARLNVSLLAVDEAHCVSEWGHDFRPSYLRLGRVREALGSPPVAALTATATEEVRRDIVRQLDLRDPEVLVTGFDRRNLNWHVLRAKNDSEKDRLLLKLLRGREGSAIVYASTRKSVDALASLLNGVGVRAVGYHAGLVDGERKRIQEAFMSGEVPAVVATNAFGMGIDKSDVRIVVHYNMPGNMEAYYQEAGRAGRDGAPSECVLLHAYQDRFTHEFFIEQGNPPRKVVEEVMRGLRNGVDSSGLFSIPIPEFAATLPGMKGDRQVYSSLRILQDFGLVRQSPAGGAALRVRLIATPKRITRELGEAGRDAEVALLRQLWKVGGGEAVYRGVELEWRDLGPRARVAGLLDALEAEGFVEWSAWSGEGVVVLDRSTPVQRLPIDWQGLEAKKRRDTRKLAEMQRYAYAEGCRRGFVLRYFGDAAAMDECGACDNCMRAGGGGILPAGAAGAPGETPSHAAAAAPQAPPSEAEEALFAELREVRKRVALRAGIPPYFVFPDSVLRTFASRCPATPEELLAVPGVGEKTLEKYGHPFLEVLQRHAPDHPGAEVAEPEPRARRARRKEERPGPADGREAELYGRLCSLRTELSREAKLPPYCVFADRTLVELAKRAPRDEAEMLDVPGIGPAKMEKYGEAFLRAIREAAAGEAEGSRA
- a CDS encoding acyl-CoA dehydrogenase; the encoded protein is MERYFDENHLMIRDMVRDFARNEIAPVAGELDQTSEFPWENVKKMSELGLFGVPWPEELGGTGMDGIAYMIVIHELAKVDASHAITVSAHTTLGTSPIVNFGTPEQKERFVPLLASGQVLGGFGLTEPGAGSDAGGTQTTAVKKDGGWVLNGSKIFITHAGVGEVFVATAVTDRERGSKGITSFIVAKPTTDLEKARELGIGHAEDLPFTEGVRAGKKEDKMGWRASDTRELILEDAFVPDEQVLGEVGMGFINFMKTLDSGRIGIAALSLGIAEGAYEQALAYAAERKQFGRAITEFQGIQFMLADMATEIEAARHLVYHAAWLKEQGRPYTKEAAMAKLFASELAMRATTKAVQIHGGYGYTKEYPVERMMRDAKICEIGEGTSEIQRLVIARNLLKELSH